A single genomic interval of candidate division WOR-3 bacterium harbors:
- a CDS encoding protein-L-isoaspartate(D-aspartate) O-methyltransferase yields MVEEQIVSRGVKDERVLEVMRKVPRHLFVPEGLIHQAYDDNPLPIGQGQTISQPYIVAAMSEALQVEKSHRVLEIGTGSGYQTAILAELAQMVWTVEIIEELSIRARQVLNRLDYRNIRFRIGDGNMGWPEFAPYDRIIVTAAAENFPFKLTEQLIDGGRIVVPVGFLGRQTLILGVKHKNRVVQRPLMDVVFVPLVRGKPSRVDEES; encoded by the coding sequence ATGGTAGAAGAGCAGATTGTCTCGCGGGGCGTAAAGGATGAACGGGTGCTGGAGGTAATGCGCAAGGTACCGCGCCACCTTTTTGTCCCGGAGGGTTTAATTCATCAAGCCTATGACGATAACCCCTTGCCTATTGGGCAAGGACAAACTATCTCACAGCCATATATTGTGGCGGCAATGAGTGAGGCGCTACAGGTTGAAAAAAGCCACCGGGTCCTGGAAATCGGCACCGGTTCTGGGTATCAGACCGCAATACTTGCCGAACTTGCTCAGATGGTCTGGACCGTAGAAATCATCGAGGAGTTGTCGATTCGAGCACGGCAGGTGCTCAATCGGCTTGATTATCGTAATATCCGGTTTCGGATTGGTGATGGGAATATGGGCTGGCCTGAATTTGCTCCTTATGACCGGATAATTGTCACTGCAGCAGCCGAGAACTTTCCTTTCAAATTAACAGAACAGCTGATTGATGGTGGTCGAATAGTTGTGCCTGTTGGGTTTTTGGGACGGCAGACGCTTATTCTTGGCGTAAAACATAAAAATCGGGTCGTGCAAAGGCCCTTGATGGATGTGGTTTTTGTGCCTCTGGTGCGCGGCAAGCCGTCGCGAGTAGATGAAGAAAGCTGA
- the hpt gene encoding hypoxanthine phosphoribosyltransferase, with amino-acid sequence MVKVLISAEEIARRVKELADEISRDYADKELLMVGILKGSWIFLADLVRQLRVPVFVDFMTVSSYGKSTKSSGVVKIVMDLKCSIEGKDVLIVEDILDTGLTLKYIIESLQLRKPNSLKLCVLMDKPERRRVRIEPDYRGFVVPDKFVVGYGADYAERFRGLPYIGYVEEENDQ; translated from the coding sequence ATGGTAAAGGTTCTGATTTCCGCTGAAGAGATTGCACGCCGGGTAAAGGAACTGGCAGACGAAATTTCCCGGGATTATGCCGACAAAGAACTGCTGATGGTGGGAATTCTCAAAGGGTCGTGGATTTTTCTTGCCGACCTGGTGCGACAGTTACGCGTACCGGTTTTTGTCGATTTTATGACCGTTTCCAGTTATGGCAAAAGTACCAAGTCTTCCGGTGTCGTAAAAATTGTTATGGATTTAAAATGTTCAATTGAGGGCAAGGATGTTTTGATTGTTGAAGATATCCTTGATACCGGTTTAACTTTGAAATATATCATTGAGAGTTTACAGTTGCGCAAGCCAAACAGTTTAAAACTATGTGTTTTGATGGATAAACCTGAACGACGCCGGGTCAGAATCGAGCCGGATTATCGGGGATTTGTTGTACCTGACAAATTTGTAGTCGGTTATGGCGCTGATTATGCGGAGCGGTTTCGAGGTTTACCTTATATCGGTTATGTCGAGGAAGAGAATGACCAATAA
- the ade gene encoding adenine deaminase yields MTNKELKTLQEFLKVSRGEVQGDLLLKGGYVVDVFTGEVRRTNVVIKGNRIAGVGSEYNRAKQVVDVSGFYIAPGFIDAHIHIESSLLSVAEFARLCLLHGTTAVVADPHEIANVLGERGVNYILKASEGLPLDVFIAVPSCVPATSLETNGGKIDVPVVERLLKHKRVIGLAEVMNYPGVIFGDKDVLQKIQAAKASGKKVDGHSPGLSGLLLQAYAAAGIGSDHECISFEEAREKLRAGMRVFIREGSAAHNLEALVRVVNAISLRRCCLVSDDRHPSDLLYEGHLDCVLRKAIALGIVPIEAIQMVTLNPAEYFGFDDRGAVAPGYLADIVVLGDLEKIDVQMVVKSGKIVVENRQFKVKIAVRDDKKVLNSVRIPALTVKDFAIKAEGELCNVIRVVPGQIITERHIQAPTVKNGFVVADTRRDLLKLVVIERHKGTGRMGKGLVTGFGLKKGALGSTVAHDSHNIIIVGTNDRDMLDAARALKSMGGGYVAVAEGKIVAKLALPIAGLMSNKPANEVAADLRFLIEKAQRWGSRLENPFVTLSFLALPVIPELKLTDRGLVDVSRFEIIDLFCHD; encoded by the coding sequence ATGACCAATAAGGAGCTAAAGACGCTTCAAGAGTTTTTAAAGGTGAGTCGCGGTGAGGTCCAAGGCGACCTTCTGCTTAAAGGTGGTTATGTAGTCGATGTTTTTACCGGTGAGGTGCGCAGGACGAATGTTGTCATCAAGGGCAACCGAATTGCCGGTGTCGGCTCCGAATACAACAGGGCAAAACAGGTTGTTGATGTGTCCGGATTTTACATTGCACCAGGGTTTATCGATGCCCACATCCATATCGAAAGTTCTTTACTCTCCGTCGCTGAGTTTGCTCGTTTATGTTTGCTACACGGTACGACTGCAGTTGTTGCGGACCCGCACGAGATTGCCAATGTTCTGGGTGAGCGGGGGGTGAATTACATTCTCAAGGCGAGTGAAGGTTTGCCTCTTGATGTATTTATTGCGGTTCCTTCCTGTGTTCCAGCCACATCCCTGGAAACCAATGGGGGAAAAATTGATGTGCCGGTAGTAGAGAGACTTTTAAAGCACAAGCGGGTTATCGGACTGGCAGAGGTGATGAACTATCCCGGGGTAATTTTCGGAGATAAGGATGTTCTGCAAAAGATTCAGGCGGCAAAAGCATCAGGTAAAAAGGTAGATGGTCATTCACCGGGACTTTCCGGTTTACTGCTGCAAGCATATGCGGCTGCGGGTATTGGTTCAGACCATGAATGTATTAGTTTTGAAGAGGCAAGGGAAAAGTTGCGCGCTGGGATGCGGGTTTTCATTCGCGAGGGTTCTGCAGCGCATAACCTTGAAGCGTTGGTCCGGGTGGTAAATGCGATCTCCCTGCGGCGATGTTGTTTGGTAAGTGATGACCGGCACCCTTCAGACCTGCTTTATGAGGGCCATTTAGACTGTGTCTTGCGTAAGGCGATAGCGCTGGGCATAGTTCCGATTGAGGCAATCCAGATGGTGACTTTGAATCCAGCTGAGTACTTCGGTTTTGATGACCGCGGGGCGGTTGCACCTGGGTATCTGGCGGATATTGTGGTTTTGGGAGATTTAGAGAAAATAGATGTTCAGATGGTTGTTAAATCGGGAAAAATAGTTGTTGAAAACCGTCAGTTCAAAGTCAAAATTGCGGTACGGGATGATAAAAAGGTTTTAAACAGTGTGCGGATACCTGCGTTAACCGTAAAGGACTTTGCGATTAAGGCAGAAGGCGAGTTGTGTAATGTTATCCGGGTTGTGCCCGGACAAATAATAACGGAAAGGCATATTCAGGCGCCAACTGTGAAGAACGGTTTTGTTGTGGCAGATACCCGACGGGACCTTTTGAAGTTGGTGGTTATTGAAAGGCACAAAGGCACCGGAAGAATGGGCAAGGGGTTGGTAACTGGATTTGGACTTAAGAAGGGTGCGTTAGGGTCGACCGTGGCGCACGATTCCCACAATATTATCATTGTGGGTACGAATGACCGGGATATGCTCGATGCTGCCCGCGCGCTTAAGAGTATGGGTGGTGGTTATGTTGCGGTGGCAGAAGGCAAAATTGTTGCAAAACTCGCATTGCCTATTGCCGGACTTATGTCCAACAAACCAGCAAACGAGGTGGCGGCTGATTTACGGTTTCTCATTGAAAAAGCACAACGCTGGGGTTCAAGGTTGGAGAATCCATTTGTTACCCTTTCGTTTCTTGCTTTACCGGTGATTCCGGAATTAAAACTGACCGACCGGGGATTGGTCGATGTAAGTCGCTTTGAAATTATCGACCTGTTTTGCCATGACTAA
- a CDS encoding TIGR00725 family protein: protein MTKRYVGVIGAGECDDSLGQMAKEVGQGIARMGAILICGGLGGVMAAACEGARQEGGLTVGILPGTRRGEANQFVDIEIVTGILEARNLIIIRTADVLVAIGGSYGTLSEIGFALKMNKPVIGLKTWDIPGVLKVTTVAEVLQLVANEIKK from the coding sequence ATGACTAAAAGGTATGTTGGCGTGATAGGTGCTGGTGAATGCGATGATAGTTTAGGACAAATGGCAAAGGAGGTTGGGCAGGGAATCGCTCGGATGGGGGCAATACTGATATGTGGTGGACTGGGTGGGGTAATGGCAGCGGCATGCGAGGGTGCAAGACAGGAAGGCGGTTTAACCGTAGGAATTTTGCCCGGAACGCGTCGGGGTGAAGCAAATCAATTTGTTGATATCGAAATTGTTACCGGTATCCTAGAAGCTCGAAATTTGATTATTATCAGAACTGCGGATGTCCTTGTAGCAATCGGCGGCTCCTACGGCACTTTATCAGAAATCGGGTTTGCTTTAAAGATGAACAAACCGGTTATTGGCTTAAAGACCTGGGATATTCCTGGGGTTTTGAAAGTGACAACCGTTGCAGAGGTATTGCAACTGGTTGCCAATGAAATAAAAAAATAA
- a CDS encoding aldehyde dehydrogenase family protein, translated as MAKEYLNFINGKFVPAKTGKSYENRNPADTDDLIGIFPSSGPADVDDAVQAAKQAYPGWRALPVPKRGEIIRRATEILIKRKEDLARLMTREMGKVLKETRGDVQEAIDTGLYAAGESRRLWGKFVPSELPNKVAFVTRQPMGVWGMICPWNFPMAIPSWKIFPALICGNTVVIKPATLTPASVHEFVAALTEAGVPAGVVNIVYGEGSVVGEAFLNHPDICGISFTGSSVIGRRIAEVCGKQLKRCSLELGGKNAQIVMGDADLELALEGVIWGAFGTTGQRCTATSRLIIEAVVYDKFLEMVVERAKKLKVGNGLDETVEMGPLVSEGQRKTVHSYVEIGKSEGARLVLGGEPFEGDDYDRGFFYKPTIFADVKPGMRIAQEEIFGPVLSVIKVKDFAEAISVLNGTSYGLSSSIYTRDVNRAFKAIEQIEAGITYVNAPTIGAECHLPFGGVKETGNGHREGGWTAYEIFSELKTVYVDYSGVLQKAQIDTAED; from the coding sequence ATGGCAAAAGAGTACTTAAATTTTATCAACGGCAAGTTTGTGCCGGCAAAAACCGGTAAAAGTTATGAGAACCGCAACCCGGCAGATACTGATGACTTAATCGGGATATTTCCGTCATCCGGACCCGCGGATGTCGATGATGCAGTTCAAGCGGCAAAGCAGGCATATCCTGGCTGGCGTGCTCTGCCCGTGCCGAAAAGAGGAGAAATTATACGGCGGGCAACCGAAATACTGATTAAGCGCAAAGAAGACCTGGCACGATTGATGACACGGGAGATGGGAAAGGTTCTAAAAGAGACCAGGGGAGATGTACAGGAAGCGATTGATACCGGGTTGTATGCGGCGGGTGAAAGTCGGAGGCTCTGGGGCAAATTTGTGCCTAGCGAGTTACCGAACAAGGTTGCATTTGTAACCCGGCAACCAATGGGTGTTTGGGGTATGATTTGTCCCTGGAACTTTCCGATGGCAATCCCTTCCTGGAAAATCTTTCCGGCATTGATTTGTGGCAATACGGTTGTTATTAAACCGGCAACATTAACTCCCGCATCGGTGCACGAATTTGTTGCTGCTTTGACCGAAGCCGGTGTGCCAGCAGGAGTGGTGAATATCGTATATGGTGAAGGTAGCGTTGTTGGTGAGGCGTTTTTGAACCATCCGGATATCTGTGGTATTTCCTTTACCGGTTCTTCAGTTATCGGTAGACGGATTGCCGAGGTGTGTGGCAAGCAGTTAAAACGATGTTCGCTGGAACTGGGCGGAAAAAATGCCCAAATCGTGATGGGAGACGCCGATTTGGAACTGGCACTGGAAGGTGTTATCTGGGGTGCGTTTGGAACTACCGGGCAACGTTGTACCGCAACATCGCGGCTTATTATTGAAGCCGTGGTATATGACAAATTTCTTGAAATGGTTGTGGAGCGTGCGAAGAAGCTGAAGGTTGGTAATGGACTTGACGAAACCGTTGAGATGGGACCGCTTGTCAGTGAAGGGCAGCGAAAAACGGTCCACAGTTATGTGGAGATCGGTAAGAGTGAAGGAGCAAGGCTGGTCTTGGGTGGTGAGCCGTTTGAAGGTGACGATTATGACAGAGGGTTTTTCTATAAACCAACGATATTTGCCGATGTAAAACCCGGGATGCGCATTGCCCAAGAGGAGATTTTTGGACCGGTGCTCTCGGTTATCAAGGTTAAGGACTTTGCCGAGGCGATTAGTGTACTCAACGGTACATCCTATGGTCTTTCTTCCTCTATCTACACCCGCGATGTGAATCGGGCGTTCAAGGCGATTGAACAGATTGAGGCGGGTATCACCTATGTCAATGCGCCCACCATCGGCGCTGAATGTCATTTGCCATTTGGCGGCGTTAAGGAGACCGGTAATGGCCATCGCGAGGGAGGTTGGACTGCGTATGAAATCTTCTCAGAGCTGAAAACGGTATATGTTGATTATTCTGGTGTTCTCCAAAAGGCGCAGATTGACACGGCGGAGGATTAG
- a CDS encoding ATP-binding cassette domain-containing protein, producing the protein MNSAPVIQVDRLTKDFKGFVAVDHISFEVKTGEIFGFLGPNGAGKTTTTRMLCTLTRPSAGRAWVAGYDVLSQQSLVRRAIGIIFQDPSLDDRLTAQENLKFHGLIYRVPKNELKKRVTEALEWMELADRADDLVRNFSGGMKRRLEIARALLHTPRVLFLDEPTLGLDPQTRNRIWERLLRLRQTGNMTLFLTTHYMDEAEYCDRIAIIDYGKIIALDTPANLKAQLQGDCVILTTRDNNRAVLEIRQRYNIEPTVEGERLRFEVKNGAEFVPGLIKEISVPVVSVSIHQPTLNDVFLKLTGREIRDEEASNHEKLKDRMRRMGRGWR; encoded by the coding sequence GTGAATAGCGCGCCGGTTATTCAGGTAGACAGATTAACAAAGGATTTTAAGGGCTTTGTTGCGGTTGACCACATATCCTTTGAAGTTAAAACTGGTGAGATTTTTGGCTTTCTGGGTCCCAATGGTGCAGGTAAAACTACTACGACACGCATGCTTTGCACCTTGACCCGCCCCAGTGCTGGTCGGGCTTGGGTGGCAGGTTACGATGTTCTCTCGCAACAGAGTTTGGTGCGTCGGGCGATAGGCATAATCTTTCAGGACCCTTCGCTTGACGACCGGCTAACCGCGCAAGAAAATTTGAAGTTCCATGGTCTGATTTATCGGGTTCCCAAGAACGAACTCAAAAAAAGAGTTACTGAAGCACTGGAATGGATGGAACTCGCTGACCGTGCTGATGACTTAGTTCGCAACTTTTCCGGCGGCATGAAGCGTCGGCTGGAGATTGCTCGAGCGTTACTTCATACCCCGCGGGTTCTGTTTCTGGATGAACCCACGCTGGGGCTTGACCCACAAACCCGTAACCGCATATGGGAAAGGCTATTAAGACTCAGGCAAACAGGGAATATGACCTTATTCCTTACCACTCACTATATGGATGAAGCCGAGTATTGTGACCGAATTGCAATAATTGATTATGGAAAAATCATTGCCCTCGACACGCCGGCAAATCTTAAGGCACAACTACAGGGCGATTGTGTTATCTTAACTACCAGGGACAACAACCGCGCTGTCCTTGAAATCAGACAGCGCTACAATATCGAACCAACCGTTGAAGGGGAACGGTTACGCTTTGAGGTGAAAAACGGCGCCGAGTTTGTCCCAGGCTTGATAAAAGAAATTTCCGTTCCCGTGGTTTCGGTTTCGATTCATCAACCGACGCTTAACGATGTTTTTCTTAAACTTACCGGCCGGGAGATACGGGATGAAGAGGCGTCAAATCACGAAAAGCTAAAAGACAGGATGCGCCGTATGGGCCGAGGCTGGCGCTAA
- a CDS encoding ABC transporter permease, giving the protein MIDLSCIYMVWLRDIIRYFREKSQLYGSLTRPILWLFILGLGLRGGFRSVQNVNYTQFIFPGIVAMTAIFTSIQSAISIIWDREFGFLKEVLVAPVPRTSIVLGKALAGTTLSLIQGCIILLLAPLVRVKLQIINVLPLIVVIVIMSFALTGIGIIIAARMTSFQGFGTIMNFVIMPMWFLSGALFPLQGQIPWWLNFLVRINPLTYGVDLVRRLVLGFSFYSPYFDLGFLIIFSGLTTALAVYFFNRGEY; this is encoded by the coding sequence TTGATTGACCTGTCCTGTATCTATATGGTCTGGCTCAGAGATATTATTCGGTACTTTCGGGAAAAGAGCCAGTTGTACGGTTCGCTTACCAGGCCTATTCTCTGGCTTTTTATACTCGGGCTCGGTTTGCGAGGCGGATTTCGGAGTGTACAAAATGTTAACTATACTCAGTTTATCTTTCCGGGTATTGTAGCGATGACCGCAATTTTCACTTCAATCCAATCCGCGATTTCGATTATCTGGGACCGGGAATTTGGTTTTTTAAAAGAGGTTCTTGTTGCGCCCGTACCAAGGACATCAATTGTTCTTGGTAAAGCCCTTGCCGGCACAACTCTATCGTTAATTCAGGGTTGTATCATCCTATTGCTTGCACCGTTAGTCCGGGTTAAATTACAAATTATCAATGTGTTACCACTAATAGTGGTAATTGTTATTATGTCATTTGCCCTTACCGGAATCGGTATCATAATCGCAGCGCGAATGACCTCTTTTCAAGGGTTTGGGACAATTATGAACTTTGTGATAATGCCGATGTGGTTTTTAAGCGGCGCTTTGTTCCCCTTGCAAGGTCAAATCCCCTGGTGGCTCAATTTTCTGGTGCGAATCAACCCATTGACCTATGGGGTTGACCTTGTTCGGCGTTTGGTTCTTGGTTTTTCTTTTTATTCACCCTATTTTGATTTGGGCTTTCTAATCATATTTAGTGGTTTGACCACGGCGCTTGCGGTCTACTTTTTTAACCGCGGTGAATATTAG
- a CDS encoding DUF3623 family protein: MQRRLPLLIVLITGIFGAVAFFVPYPAIRSADEIMRNDVQRIIAAFSLVLGVGSIVQHHLIKIQRKAQFWQYSYITLIALVITAIIGLFGGIDVTRPGVLPTRIGNFSFHIQTIYSNMMVPLAATMFSLLAFFMSSAAYRAFRARNLEATLLLLAAFIMMLGAVPLGRLIHHQLPAFAEWILAVPNTASKRGILFGVELGIFATSLKIILGIERGWLGGGGK, encoded by the coding sequence ATGCAGCGCCGCTTACCTTTGTTGATTGTCCTTATCACCGGTATTTTTGGTGCCGTTGCCTTCTTTGTTCCCTACCCCGCAATCCGTAGCGCCGATGAGATTATGCGCAACGATGTCCAGCGCATCATCGCCGCCTTCAGTCTTGTGCTCGGTGTCGGTTCAATCGTTCAGCACCATCTGATTAAAATTCAACGCAAAGCCCAATTCTGGCAATACAGTTACATCACCCTTATCGCTCTGGTTATTACCGCAATTATCGGCTTGTTTGGTGGTATTGATGTCACCCGTCCTGGAGTTTTACCAACGCGTATCGGCAACTTCTCATTCCACATTCAAACGATTTACTCCAATATGATGGTTCCACTTGCCGCGACGATGTTTTCGCTTTTGGCATTCTTTATGTCTTCTGCCGCCTATCGTGCCTTCCGGGCACGCAACCTTGAGGCAACACTGTTACTCCTTGCCGCATTCATAATGATGCTGGGTGCAGTTCCCCTCGGCAGACTGATTCATCACCAACTGCCCGCATTTGCGGAATGGATTCTTGCCGTACCCAATACCGCTTCGAAACGGGGCATCCTGTTTGGCGTTGAATTGGGCATCTTTGCCACTTCCTTGAAAATTATTCTCGGTATTGAACGCGGCTGGCTGGGTGGAGGTGGAAAATGA
- a CDS encoding fibronectin type III domain-containing protein, with the protein MLQLILLFFAILPPTDITVCDVPNDEGGKLLVTWQKSADTTVLSYRVLRQKQGSEEWETLAFVGRLTSRYIDDEAQNKVPYRYKILAASATEIAESEASQYAIAIPHWFDKSTLPALIGTIVLSLIFVYFINRAKRDRSLFIRRITGLDAVEEALGRATEMGRATLYVPGLSTVSDVATIASLNILGEVAKKTAQFGTPLIVPTSDPIVYTVAREVVKESYTAAGRPDAFHQDIVFFVTDQQFAFAAAVDGIMTREKPATNFLIGMFWAESLILAETGAATGAIQIAGTDAIAQLPFFITACDYTLIGEELYAASAYISREPLLLGAIKGQDYSKALITILILLMSLLALGFNLPVLNWL; encoded by the coding sequence ATGTTGCAATTAATTTTACTATTCTTTGCGATTTTACCACCAACCGACATTACCGTCTGCGATGTCCCTAACGACGAAGGTGGCAAGCTCCTTGTCACCTGGCAGAAATCCGCCGATACGACGGTACTCAGTTACCGGGTGTTACGTCAAAAGCAAGGCTCAGAAGAGTGGGAGACACTCGCCTTTGTCGGCAGACTCACATCTCGTTATATTGATGACGAAGCACAAAACAAGGTACCCTATCGCTATAAAATCCTCGCCGCATCAGCAACAGAAATTGCTGAATCTGAAGCATCCCAATATGCCATCGCTATCCCACACTGGTTTGACAAGTCCACACTCCCTGCCCTCATTGGCACCATAGTATTAAGTTTGATTTTTGTCTATTTTATCAACCGGGCAAAAAGAGACCGTTCCCTGTTTATCCGCCGCATCACTGGTTTGGACGCCGTTGAAGAAGCCCTGGGCAGAGCAACTGAAATGGGACGAGCAACCTTGTATGTCCCGGGGCTCTCAACGGTGAGCGATGTTGCGACAATCGCCTCATTAAACATCCTGGGTGAAGTGGCAAAAAAGACCGCCCAATTTGGCACCCCATTGATCGTTCCCACCAGTGACCCGATTGTTTACACCGTTGCTCGCGAAGTTGTCAAGGAATCGTACACCGCAGCGGGTCGTCCTGACGCCTTTCACCAGGACATTGTCTTCTTCGTTACTGACCAGCAATTCGCCTTTGCTGCTGCGGTCGATGGAATTATGACCCGAGAAAAGCCTGCCACCAACTTTCTGATTGGAATGTTCTGGGCGGAATCTCTGATTCTTGCCGAAACCGGTGCGGCAACCGGTGCCATTCAGATTGCCGGTACCGATGCAATTGCCCAGTTACCGTTCTTTATCACCGCCTGCGACTACACTTTGATTGGTGAAGAGCTTTATGCGGCAAGTGCCTACATCTCACGCGAACCCCTGCTGCTCGGCGCAATTAAGGGCCAGGATTACTCCAAGGCGCTAATTACAATTTTGATTCTCTTGATGTCATTACTCGCCTTGGGGTTTAATCTACCTGTACTCAACTGGCTTTAA